In Pseudomonas sp. ADAK2, the genomic window CTTGCAGTTCAGGCAGGCTGGCGCCGGGCGACAGGGTTTGCACCTTGTCGGTCATCGCGCTGGCCACGGTCAAGCGAAAGTGCGAGGCGTCTTCCTGCATGCCGAGCAGAATGTCCGATTCATCGATCACGCCGACCAGTTGCTTGCCATCCACCAGCACCGGCAGTTGCGACACATCCGCCAGGCGCATGCGCTGGAACGCGGTGAGCAGGGTGTCGTCCGGGCCGACGCTGATTACCCGGCCATCCTCGAAGCGCCGGGAGATCAGGTCGCGCAGGTCGCCGTAGCGTTTGTATTGCAGCAGGCCCTGATCATTCATCCATTGGTCGTTGTAGACCTTCGACAGGTAGCGGGTGCCGGTGTCGCAGACAAAGGTGACCACGCGTTTTGGCTCGGTCTGTTCGCGGCAATAACGCAGCGCTGCGGCGAGCAAAGTGCCGGTCGACGAGCCGCCGAGAATGCCTTCGGCGCGCAGCAGTTGGCGTGCGTGGTCAAAGCTTTCTTCATCGCTGATCGAGTAGGCGTGGCGCACGCTGGAGAGGTCGGTGATCGACGGAATGAAGTCTTCGCCAATACCTTCCACCGCCCATGAGCCGGGCTTGCCGAGGAGGCCGCTGCGGCTGTATTCGGCCATCACCGAACCGACCGGATCGGCCAGGACCATTTCCAGGTCCGGCTGAACACGCTTGAAGAAACGGGTGAGCCCAGTCAGCGTACCGGCCGAGCCGACGCCAACCACTATCGCATCCAGATCATGCT contains:
- a CDS encoding pyridoxal-phosphate dependent enzyme; its protein translation is MPNNSRPAVLELIGNTPLVRVSRFDTGPCTLFLKLESQNPGGSIKDRIGLAMIDAAERDGRLKPGGTIVEATAGNTGLGLALVGRAKGYRVVLVVPDKMSTEKVLHLKAMGAEVHITRSDVGKGHPEYYQDVAARLAKEIPDAFFADQFNNPANPLAHECSTAPEIWAQTQHDLDAIVVGVGSAGTLTGLTRFFKRVQPDLEMVLADPVGSVMAEYSRSGLLGKPGSWAVEGIGEDFIPSITDLSSVRHAYSISDEESFDHARQLLRAEGILGGSSTGTLLAAALRYCREQTEPKRVVTFVCDTGTRYLSKVYNDQWMNDQGLLQYKRYGDLRDLISRRFEDGRVISVGPDDTLLTAFQRMRLADVSQLPVLVDGKQLVGVIDESDILLGMQEDASHFRLTVASAMTDKVQTLSPGASLPELQAELDRGLVAIIADASGFHGLITRVDLLNHLRRSLT